GTGACTGTAGAGTGATGGATGACCCGGAATGGCCTGATGATGTATCTCCTGGGAATTTTTGATGTTGTCCTCCGCCCGGAGATATTTCCCCTCTGATAGGTAGGTTGCCGCAGCGACACTAGCGCGTTTTCTTGTCGTCCGGTATTCCAGAAATGCCGGTCTCGATCACTTGTGCCCCTTTTGGGTCCCCTGGCATAGCGGGATCAGTAAAACCCCATAAAACCCTTACAACCGCGTATAGTCACCACTTTATTTTCTTCTTGACCGGAAACGACAACCTGGTATGTTAGAAAAAAATTGAATACTAATTTGCCTGGAAAGGATAGAGCAGGGCAGAGAATGCACAACAGTACAGTGGCGTCGCTCGCTAAGATTATGAAATCGATTGGTCATCCGATCCGGTTGAAGATCCTCTGTCTCCTGGTCGATGGCGGTCAGACGGTTGGTGAGATCCATGATCAGTTGACCACCTCGTTTGCCAATGTCTCCCAGCACCTTCAGCGGCTGCACCATCAAGGACTAGTGGTCACCGATAAGCAGGCAAATTTTGTCCGTTACTCTATCGCCTCACCCAAGGTCACAGAGATGATCGGTACTTTGCGACGCCTCTATTGTCGTTCTTTAATAGACAACGAAACAGTTAAATCTCAAAAATCCAACCCAATGAGGAATAAGTCATGATTGTCACCGATTGGATTCACACTATTGCAGGAACCTTCATTCTCCTCAGTCTGGCCTTAGGCGTTCAGGCCAGTCCTCTCTTCCATAGCACCTATTGGTTATGGGTCACAGCCTTTGTCGGCGCTAATCTCTTTCAGTTCGGGCTGAGCAAGTTCTGTCCCATGGCCCTTATCCTTAAGGCCTTGGGAGTGCCGGAGAAACGGACGAAATAAGTTGCGTTCACCCTGCTCCTCAAGCAGAGCCGAAAGGTACAGGATGAGCAATTTTGACTCCTTAGGGACTGTTTATGCCAGCCTTTTTCCGACCATATCCAGAGATCGATCAATGGTCTCCTGGGTATGGTCGATCAAATTTTTATCCATGATTTTCACTGTTAGAGTTCTTTTCCCATTCCCATCTGAATGTAGCCGCATGGGCAGGCCTGAGAACAAATATGACACCCGACACATTGGTTGTAGTTGGTATACATCACTTCACCCGTTGGATTTTGCGGGAATGCTAAGATTGCCGATTGAGGACAGAATATCAAACATTGTCGGCACTCAAAACAGAGTCCGCAACTCATGCATCGTATGGATTCAGCCTGAAACTGTTCTTCGGTTATACCTAATTCTGCCTCCGACTCAAGCCCACTTGAACACCGCTGACCAACTGGTAACCAGTTACATTCGTTGCGTTTGAGTTCGGGATAATATTCCAAGCGCAGTGTATCAGGGGTTGCGATTTGTCTATCCGCGAAAAATCGGAACCCCTTACCTTTGAATTTGGCATCAATCCGCTCAGCAGCCATTCTGCCATGGCCAATGGCTGTGGTCACCAGTTCCAGGCTGATGACGTCACCACCAGCGTACACCCCTGCGCCGACAGACCAGTCTTCATCAGGCATAAGCCAACCATTCTTGACAGGATCAAGCTGAATGCCACTCCAATCTGGACGTTGGCTGATGGCGTAGATGACAGCTGTGCATGGCACTTCGAACTCAGACTTTGCCACTGGAATGACCATCCGCCGTCCACTGTTATCCAGTTCATCAAGCTTCATCCTTTGACACTTGACGGCAACACCTTTGCCGTTCTCAGATCGAATTCCGAGAGGAGCGACCAGATACCGGATATCAATTTCTTCTATCAACGCAGCATCGATTTCCTTGTCAAGGGTGGGCATTTCAGCACGTGTTCTCCGGTACAGTAATGTCACTTGAGCTTCTAGTCGTCGTGCAACACGTGCGGCAGTAATGGCGGTATTCCCACCGCCAATGATCACTACTCTGTCGCCTATATCAATGGTCTTGCCAGAGTTGACCTGATTCAAGAACGCTACCCCGCTCAAGACATTGGGGGCGTTGTCCCAATTGCCTTCCAGCTCAACCCCCTTATGGGCTCCGATGCCGACAAAAATAGCGTCGTAATTTGCCCTAAGCCTTTCCCACTCAATATCTTTGCCAATGGTGGTGTTACAGACAATCTCAACACCCATTCTGGTAATGGCGTCAATTTCTGCGTCCAAAATGGCAGGCGGCAGTCGAAAGGCGGGGATTCCATAGCGAAGCATGCCGCCAGGCTGGGCAAAGGCTTCAAACACCGTTACCGGATAACCGCGTCGGGCCAGCTGAAAGGCGCAACTAAGTCCAGCCGGCCCGGCCCCGATTACCGCTATCTTTTTATCCATGACCTCAGGACTTAGTTTTTTATGCTGCAAGCCATGGTTAATGCCGAAGTCGCCAAGCCACCGCTCAAAGGCGGCGATATTGACTGCGCCATCGTTTTTTTGGGTGCGATTGCATTGGCTTTCACAAGGATATGGACAAACCCGGCCGCAGGAAGCCGGAAATGGCGTGGTTTTACTGGCCTCGTGCCATGCTAATTCATATGATTCCCGCCAACTGCGATTTTTGAGCTGTGATTGTTGGACAATGGTCAGCCAGGATCGAATGTCATTGCCAGCAGGACAGCTAGCAGTACAGGGTGGAATTTTCCGCACATAGATTGGGCATTTGTGGCTATGGTCGCCAAAGGCAACAACTTTTTCTGTCCCGTGTTCTTCTGCAAATTCGGGATAGTGCCAATTGAGGGCGGAATCAAGAATAGGGTTGGAGTCAATAGGTTTGTTTGCCATCGGTGTGTCCGTCCTTAAAACCTGACGTGCGCTGATTGGTTAAAGGTGGTTCTGGCGTGTCGGTACGAATCAATCATGTCTTTTTCAAAGATCAGGCCAGTGGTGGCAAAGAAGTGCTTCCAGCCTACCCGGTCGATCCATTCTCCCAATCGCTCCCAAGGCCTCCCTTCCTGTTTATAGACCTCAATGATTTTACTGACCACGGCATTGACCTCTGGCCAGCGAGGTGGATTGTTGGGAAGATTCTGAGCGACCAGGCAGCCCACGGCCGGCTTCGATCGGGCATTAGAGTTCTTGCCACCAACCCAGACCCCGAATTTTGAATGCTCGGGATGGTTGATCTCCATGACCGGGCAGGCACCGAAACAAGCCCCGCAGTACATGCATTTTTTATGGTCAACCCTCAGCGATGGCTTGCCATTGACTACCGTTGGTCGAATTGCGGCCACTGGGCAGCGGGCAACCACCTTGGGCAATTCACAGATGTTCGCCATCACCTCATGGTTAATGCGAGGGGGACGGGTATGTTTGACCACAATGGCAATATCTGCCTGACCGCCACAGTTGATGGCACAGCAGGAGGTAGAAATTCTCACCTTGCTTGGCAGTTGACAGTTTGTGAACTCTTCATACAGGTTATCCATGATGGATTTGACCACACCAGAGGCATCTGTGGCAGGGATGTCGCAGTGAAGCCAGCCTTGGGTATGGGACACATTAGAGACACAGGGGCCGATTCCTCCCACCGGCAAACCGATCGACTCCAAGGATTTGATTAGCAACTCCACCTTTTCCTCGTCCGCAGTCATCAGTTCCACATTGTTGCGCACAGTAAAACGTAGGTAGCCATCGGCGTAGGTGTCGGCGATATCACAAATTCGTCGAATCAAATCCACCGAATCCTGGCGGGGTGTGCCAGCCCTTACCGTAAACAGGACATCTCCATTTTCGGCAACATGTTTAAGCACACCTGGTCGGAGCAGTTGATGATATTTCCATTTACCGTAATTTTTTATGACTACCGGATGGAGTGCACCCTGGTAGTCATAAGGTCCTGATTCAACCGTTTTCCAGGTTCGTTCGCTACTCATGGTGTGCTCCATTTCGCAAAAATTAGTACGCGGATTTATAATATGGGTTGCTCCGAGGACTCGATACCATATCGATGGACGCCTCCAGGCCAACTCCATCCAGGAACTGTTTTAAACTGACTCGTTCAATAGTCTCGCCAATTCTCTCGTGGTCGAAGCCGTTATCATTCCACCACTCAATAATGGTTTCGCATAAGCAGATAAACGTCGCGATATCCTCATCGCTTTCCATTTTGAAGAAGGGAACGATCATGGTTCCGCCCATGGCGCCAACCTTCAAGGTATTTTTTCCGCCAAGCAGGATGGCCAGACCTCTTTCCCTGCCTGGTGACAAGGCCTCCGTCATTACGTTGATGCAGTGCATGCAGCGGACGCAGTTTGCATTGTCGATGGCCATTGTTCCATCGGCCAGGGAAAGGGCGCGTGTTGGACAACGACTGATCACGTTGTTTACCAGGAACTCGAGACCATTCTTTTGAATCCAAGCCTGCATGGCTTCCGTATCTACGAGGATGGCATCCCGCCACATCCCGATTACAGCCAGATCGGAGCGAAAGATTGAATTGCTGCAGTCATTGGGGCAGCCAGAAAATTTAAACTTGAACTTATAGTTATACTGGGGACGGTGGATATCCCCGGCAAAGTGTTTCATGACCTTGTAGTGCAGTAGCAAGGTGTCATAACAGGCATGTTCGCAGCGGGCAGGTCCCACACAGGAAATGCTTGTTCGCATGGCGGGACCTGCTCCCCCCAGATCCCAACCCGCTTGATTGATCTCATCAAAGCACTCTTGCACCTTGGCTTCCTCAATGCCCTGCAGCATGATATCACCTGTCTGGCCATGCAGGGCAATCAAGCCGGAACCATGTTTTTCCCAAGTGTCGCAAAGATCGCGTAACATCGTGGTGTTGTAGTGTAAGCCCGGTGCGGGCTGAACCCGGAGTGTATGAAATTCATGGGCCTCCGGGAATTTGTCCGCAATCTTGGAGCGACGGCTGATTACTCCGCTCCCGTAGCCATATACCGTGACCAGACCGCCTTCCCAATAACCGGTCTTAGTCAGGTAGGAATACTCCAATTGATCGAGAACTCCCCTGAGCATGGGTTTTTTGGTTCGTTCCGCCAATTCTTTAAGCCCACTGACAAAGCTGGGCCATGGGCCTTCTTCCAATGCATCCAGCAGGGGAGTTGGATGTAGGAAATTCCCTTCTATAACAGATGATTCGATGGGAAAGTCAGTATCTTTTTTTTCCTGATCCATGGCGTGACTCCTGTGTTGTTTCGATCAAGGATGCGAATTAGCGCCATCCTGCTGAAGTTTTAGCATCATCAGCAATTTATGGGCAGCGTCTCTGATCTCAATGAGATCGCTTTTGGCCGGCGCGTTTCCATACCAGTGGGCATAATCCGGATTACTGTGACCAACCCCAAGGATCATGAGTTCAAGGCATTTCTCTAAATCAGACAGGTATTGGAGTAATCGTTTCATGAGCACTTCTGCCACTTGTTGGTTATGCCCAAAGTCTGCCAGTAGACGTAAAGAGCCGCTCGTATCCTGTTGAACAATCTTAGCGTTAATCAACTCTCCGACTACGCTGTCTGCATCCTTCTTCAAACTTTGGGCATGCTGCTTTATTGTCGACAGATCTTTAATGAATTGTGAGGTTTGAACCGTTGTGTGGCATGCGCCGCAGAGTTTTTCCCAATCAGCATTTGCCTTGTCGCCGGTCGGATGACAGGTGGCGCAGGCCGGTTTTTGCCGTTGATCGGGTAATACCCCGTGAAACGAGGATTCGTAGGTCACTTGATAGATAGGGCCGGGAACAGGGATAACTGAGGGAAGGGAGATAAGCGAGAGCACGGCATTTTGGGCTGCCAACTCCTCAAGCATCTGGGCTTCGGCCTGTAACTCCTCCAGATGTTTTTGCAAGGGGATCAAGCCTTGGTAGGCAGCCATTTTAAAATCTTGATGATAGGCGCCTTGGCTCAGATGAATTTGCAAATACTTTTGCATTTCAAAGTAAATTTTCTCTGCTCGGGAGGTATCTTCATACAATTGGTGAGCGCCAAGAACAAGGGCCTTGCCATCTACCGGGTTAGGTTGCCGATCCTTGGGTGCGGGATAGAGCAGGTTGTTTTTGTTCAATTGCTCAATGATTATTCGACCGGATGCCAGCAATTGTTTTCCCTTTTGATCCAGCATGACAGCGCCATCCACCCATTTACGAGTGAACGGTTGGTCATGGCACTTAACGCATTCCTTGTCAATATACTCACTGCTCAGCCGATCTAGATTCTTATTGGCGTTATGGGTGCCTGGCAGATGGCAACTGGCACAGGTAGAGGGTGTAAAGTGGTGCCCCGATTTTTGATATGCCTCCATCTGTGGATGATCAGGTCCCATGTGGCAGGTGTAGCAGGACTGTGGTCGTGCGGCCTCAGCCTTGGAGAAAGTATGTCTTGCATGGCAGAAATCACAGCGTCCGTCATTCTCTCCATAGCCTATTCGGTGGCAGGATTCGCAACCTTGTCTTTTAACCACGTCAGGCTGTTTTTGATAGCGGGCGTTCGCCTGCATGTTCTCCCATGATTTGCTATGATCGCTGGTCAGGAATTCCTCTGTTTCCTTTTGATGGCATTTCTGGCAGGCCGAACGGGCGGTCACCACGGACATCTTTTGGTGGTCAGCGCCATGGCAGTCGGTACAACCAACATCATTCTTACCATGAGCGCCTGACATATGTTCCTGATAAATCCTGGTGGTGGTCTTCT
The sequence above is a segment of the Desulfobulbaceae bacterium genome. Coding sequences within it:
- the dsrA gene encoding dissimilatory-type sulfite reductase subunit alpha, translating into MDQEKKDTDFPIESSVIEGNFLHPTPLLDALEEGPWPSFVSGLKELAERTKKPMLRGVLDQLEYSYLTKTGYWEGGLVTVYGYGSGVISRRSKIADKFPEAHEFHTLRVQPAPGLHYNTTMLRDLCDTWEKHGSGLIALHGQTGDIMLQGIEEAKVQECFDEINQAGWDLGGAGPAMRTSISCVGPARCEHACYDTLLLHYKVMKHFAGDIHRPQYNYKFKFKFSGCPNDCSNSIFRSDLAVIGMWRDAILVDTEAMQAWIQKNGLEFLVNNVISRCPTRALSLADGTMAIDNANCVRCMHCINVMTEALSPGRERGLAILLGGKNTLKVGAMGGTMIVPFFKMESDEDIATFICLCETIIEWWNDNGFDHERIGETIERVSLKQFLDGVGLEASIDMVSSPRSNPYYKSAY
- the dsrB gene encoding dissimilatory-type sulfite reductase subunit beta; translated protein: MSSERTWKTVESGPYDYQGALHPVVIKNYGKWKYHQLLRPGVLKHVAENGDVLFTVRAGTPRQDSVDLIRRICDIADTYADGYLRFTVRNNVELMTADEEKVELLIKSLESIGLPVGGIGPCVSNVSHTQGWLHCDIPATDASGVVKSIMDNLYEEFTNCQLPSKVRISTSCCAINCGGQADIAIVVKHTRPPRINHEVMANICELPKVVARCPVAAIRPTVVNGKPSLRVDHKKCMYCGACFGACPVMEINHPEHSKFGVWVGGKNSNARSKPAVGCLVAQNLPNNPPRWPEVNAVVSKIIEVYKQEGRPWERLGEWIDRVGWKHFFATTGLIFEKDMIDSYRHARTTFNQSAHVRF
- a CDS encoding DUF2892 domain-containing protein yields the protein MIVTDWIHTIAGTFILLSLALGVQASPLFHSTYWLWVTAFVGANLFQFGLSKFCPMALILKALGVPEKRTK
- a CDS encoding helix-turn-helix transcriptional regulator produces the protein MHNSTVASLAKIMKSIGHPIRLKILCLLVDGGQTVGEIHDQLTTSFANVSQHLQRLHHQGLVVTDKQANFVRYSIASPKVTEMIGTLRRLYCRSLIDNETVKSQKSNPMRNKS
- a CDS encoding FAD-dependent oxidoreductase, whose amino-acid sequence is MANKPIDSNPILDSALNWHYPEFAEEHGTEKVVAFGDHSHKCPIYVRKIPPCTASCPAGNDIRSWLTIVQQSQLKNRSWRESYELAWHEASKTTPFPASCGRVCPYPCESQCNRTQKNDGAVNIAAFERWLGDFGINHGLQHKKLSPEVMDKKIAVIGAGPAGLSCAFQLARRGYPVTVFEAFAQPGGMLRYGIPAFRLPPAILDAEIDAITRMGVEIVCNTTIGKDIEWERLRANYDAIFVGIGAHKGVELEGNWDNAPNVLSGVAFLNQVNSGKTIDIGDRVVIIGGGNTAITAARVARRLEAQVTLLYRRTRAEMPTLDKEIDAALIEEIDIRYLVAPLGIRSENGKGVAVKCQRMKLDELDNSGRRMVIPVAKSEFEVPCTAVIYAISQRPDWSGIQLDPVKNGWLMPDEDWSVGAGVYAGGDVISLELVTTAIGHGRMAAERIDAKFKGKGFRFFADRQIATPDTLRLEYYPELKRNECNWLPVGQRCSSGLESEAELGITEEQFQAESIRCMSCGLCFECRQCLIFCPQSAILAFPQNPTGEVMYTNYNQCVGCHICSQACPCGYIQMGMGKEL